A genome region from Sander vitreus isolate 19-12246 chromosome 21, sanVit1, whole genome shotgun sequence includes the following:
- the LOC144536596 gene encoding E3 ubiquitin-protein ligase TRIM35-like has protein sequence MASRLEEDFCCPTCHDIFKDPVLLSCSHSFCKACLQSWWSKKQSRECPLCRTVSQCGDPPRNLALRNLCEAFLREKGQGASSEPVTLCRLHSEKLKLFCLDHQQPVCVVCRDAKIHTDHRFKPIDEAAQDRREELRKTLKASQDKLKVFNDVKVNFDQTAEHIKVQSRHTERQIQEEFKKLHRFLEGEEEARMAALREEEEQKSRSLREKMEILSREIAALSDTVRATEEQLRAEDVSFLINYRAAAERIQQRPLLDDPQLLSGALIDVVKHLGNLTFNIWNKMKDVVAYIPVILDPNTAYPELTLSEDLTSVRRGKIQQLPENPERFAYWDSILGSGFNSGTHSWVVEVGDNKEWELGVLAEPICRKGFVGSTAWSVDFNDVRYRAYSPTNKYTDLPVREKLQRIRVHLDWDKGKLSFSDPDTNTHIHTFTHAFTEKVRPYLSTRNALPLKILPAEISVIVKS, from the coding sequence ATGGCTTCCCGTTTAGAGGAGGATTTCTGCTGTCCCACCTGCCATGACATCTTTAAAGATCCTGTCCTCCTGTCGTGCAGCCACAGCTTCTGTAAAGCCTGTCTGCAGAGCTGGTGGAGCAAGAAACAATCCCGAGAGTGTCCACTTTGTCGGACAGTATCTCAGTGCGGCGATCCACCCCGTAACTTGGCGTTGAGGAACCTGTGCGAGGCCTTTTTGCGAGAAAAAGGTCAGGGAGCCTCATCGGAGCCTGTGACTCTCTGCCGTCTGCACTCGGAGAAGCTCAAACTCTTTTGTCTGGACCATCAGCAGCCGGTGTGTGTTGTCTGCCGAGATGCGAAGATACACACCGACCACAGGTTCAAACCCATCGACGAAGCGGCACAGGATCGCAGAGAGGAGCTCCGGAAGACACTGAAAGCCTCACAGGACAAGCTGAAGGTTTTTAACGACGTTAAAGTGAACTTTGATCAAACGGCAGAACACATAAAGGTCCAGTCCCGACACACCGAGAGGCAGATTCAGGAGGAGTTTAAGAAGCTTCACCGGTTTCTAGAAGGGGAAGAGGAGGCCAGGATGGCCGcactgagggaggaagaggagcaaaAGAGTCGGAGTTTGAGGGAGAAGATGGAGATTCTGAGCAGAGAGATAGCAGCTCtttcagacacagtcagagccacagaggagcAGCTGAGAGCTGAAGACGTCTCATTCCTGATCAACTACAGGGCTGCAGCGGAAAGGATccagcagcgccccctgctggatgatCCACAGCTGCTCTCAGGAGCTCTGATAGATGTGGTGAAACATCTGGGCAATCTAACCTTCAACATCTGGAACAAGATGAAAGACGTGGTGGCCTACATTCCTGTGATTCTGGACCCTAACACCGCCTATCCTGAACTCACTCTGTCTGAGGATCTGACCAGCGTGAGACGTGGAAAGATACAGCAGCTTCCCGAAAACCCAGAAAGGTTCGCGTACTGGGATTCCATCCTGGGCTCCGGATTCAACTCGGGGACTCACAGCTGGGTCGTCGAGGTCGGAGACAACAAAGAGTGGGAACTGGGGGTGTTAGCCGAGCCCATTTGCAGGAAAGGATTCGTGGGGTCTACAGCTTGGAGCGTAGACTTCAACGATGTCAGATACAGAGCGTACTCGCCGACAAATAAATACACGGATCTCCCAGTCAGGGAGAAGCTCCAGAGGATCAGAGTTCATCTGGACTGGGACAAAGGGAAGCTGTCGTTCTCTGATCCcgatactaacacacacatacacaccttcaCACACGCTTTCACTGAGAAAGTGCGCCCATACCTTTCCACCAGGAATGCACTCCCTCTCAAAATATTGCCTGCCGAGATCTCTGTAATAGTGAAAAGTTAG